CTTTCAAACTCTCAGTACTGCTCATTCCCGAAGGATCGCTTTCATGAATCTCGAACAAGAACGCCGCGAAGACCTGTTGATCGTGCGTCCCCGTGGCCGTCTGGACAGCAGCAGTGCCCCCGAGATGGAGCGACTCATCACCGAGCAACTGGACACCGGCACACAACGCCTGGTGCTCGATTTCACCAGCCTCGACTACATCAGCTCCGCAGGTCTGCGCGTGGTGTTGGTGGCTGGCAAGAAGCTGCGTGCAAGCAAGGGCAAGATGGTGCTCGTCGGCCTGCAGGACATGGTGCGCGAGGTGTTCGAGATGAGCGGTTTCCTGGCCCTGTTTGCCGTTGCGCCCACGTTGGAAGAAGGCATCACCAAGGTGTGATCGCCGCCGACCTGCACAGGCAAGCGCATGCCTGTGCCGGCGAACCAGAACTTGGGTGATGAGGGTCGGGCAACGCATCACAAGTCGATTCTTGCCAACGGCTGAATGTTGATTTCCTGCGTGAGCTCCTGATAGCTCAGCACCGGCAGCTCGTACAGGTCCTGCTCGATCATCTTGCGCAAGTAGCGGCGAATGTCCATCGATGTCAGCAGCACTGGCCGCTGCGCACTGGCACCCAGATCCCCCACTGCACGCTTGATGTTGTCCACCAGTTGCTTGCCAACCGCCGGGTCCAGCGCCAGATAGCTGCCCGCCGACGTTTGACGGATGGCTCCGCGTACCGTGTCCTCCACGTTGGGCGCAAGCAGGTAGGCCGCGAGCACGTTCTGGCCGCTGGAATACTTGTGGCTGATGTGGCGCTTGAGTGAGGAGCGCACATATTCGGTGAGCAGCACGGAGTCCTTTTCCTTCTGCCCCCACTCGATCAACGCCTCCAGAATCGCACGCAGATTGCGCACCGAAATGTCTTCGGACACTACACGTTGCAGGATTTCCGCGATCTTCTGAATCGGCAGCACGCGCGTCACTTCCTTGACCAGATCCGGGAAGCGGTTCTCCATCGCCGTGAGCAGGAAGCGCGTTTCCTGAATGCC
This genomic stretch from Diaphorobacter sp. HDW4B harbors:
- a CDS encoding STAS domain-containing protein, which produces MNLEQERREDLLIVRPRGRLDSSSAPEMERLITEQLDTGTQRLVLDFTSLDYISSAGLRVVLVAGKKLRASKGKMVLVGLQDMVREVFEMSGFLALFAVAPTLEEGITKV